In the Perca flavescens isolate YP-PL-M2 chromosome 20, PFLA_1.0, whole genome shotgun sequence genome, one interval contains:
- the colec11 gene encoding collectin-11: protein MIGEKLLLSIILMSVLSSLTLQTSYGQHLAEESCTVQILVPGLKGEPGEKGQKGAPGRPGRVGPPGEIGQTGVKGQKGIMGRYGKVGPSGMKGVKGDMGDPGPAGPNGDTGVPCECTPMRKMIGEMDILVAQLSSELKFIKNAVAGIKETDSKVYLLVKEEKRYSDAEVYCQTRGGHLAMPKDEGANSAIAGYITEAGLNRVYIGIHDLDHEGVFTYVDLTAMTTFSKWRKGEPNNAYDDEDCAEMVASGEWTDVACHPTMYFVCEFEKDSV from the exons ATGATAGGAGAGAAGCTGTTACTGTCCATAATACTaatgtctgtgctgagttcactGACACTACAGACATCGTATGGACAGCATTTGGCAGAGGAGTCTTGCACTGTTCAGATCCTTGTCCCTGGACTCAAAG gagaaccaggagagaAAGGACAAAAAGGAGCACCGGGGAGACCAGGAAGAGTTGGCCCTCCTGGAGAGATTG GTCAAACTGGGGTTAAAGGTCAGAAAGGCATAATGGGACGTTATGGAAAAGTGGGCCCGAGTGGAATGAAAG GGGTAAAGGGAGACATGGGGGATCCAGGTCCAGCGGGCCCTAATGGAGATACAG GTGTTCCATGTGAGTGCACACCAATGAGAAAGATGATTGGAGAAATGGACATTCTTGTGGCACAGCTCTCCTCTGAActgaaattcattaaaaatg CTGTTGCTGGCATaaaagagacagacagtaaAGTCTATCTGTTGGTGAAGGAGGAGAAGCGCTACTCCGATGCTGAGGTCTACTGTCAGACGAGGGGAGGGCACCTGGCCATGCCCAAGGATGAGGGAGCCAACTCGGCCATTGCAGGGTACATAACCGAAGCAGGCCTAAACAGAGTCTACATCGGCATTCATGACCTGGACCACGAGGGTGTTTTCACCTACGTGGATCTCACTGCCATGACCACTTTCAGCAAATGGAGAAAGGGAGAGCCCAACAACGCCTATGATGATGAGGACTGTGCTGAGATGGTGGCCTCTGGGGAGTGGACTGATGTGGCGTGCCACCCTACCatgtattttgtttgtgaatttgAGAAGGACAGTGTCTGA